TTTATGATGACGTGCATTGTTTCATTacgtgaaattattttttaaattggtgAAACTGAAGCCTCCACTCCCCTCTCGCcatttccttctctttttcttctgttCCCCTTCTATCCTCATCCCATTGCCCAATTTCTCTTTCCGAATCAAAACCGGAAAAAGGTTGCAACTTTGGCAAGATTTTGCGACCCCAAAATGAAATTAGATCGTGGGTGCCTAGTTTTGTTGTGGGTGTTGGAGCATTAAGACATAACTGGTTGGGTGCTAACGTACGCTTTGTCGTCTGGGAACGGTTGGAATTGGATGGATCAATTAGCGTGAGCAGTTGAAAACTGCGCCGTTCCCGTAACTCGCTCTACTCTGTATTCTTCATATTTCGTCTAGGCAACGTGTTTTTCTCCCTTTGCCTTCCGCTGCATATTGAGTTTCTCGCTCTACTCTGTATTCTTCAATTAATTGTAATTGTCATTCAGGCCTTACGTCATTTGAGGCAGATTTCTCAAGAGGTTTCTCAGCCAAGTGTAACAGGATGGGGAAGAACGCCTGCAGCTTTACGTGCACTGAGTCAGAGATTGAGCAAGTTTGTGTCACTAATTGTCCTTTGCTTGATATAATTGACTAGTTATTGTATTTTGTTGTCTCATACTCTCTCTGTCCTTGTAGAATGTTCCTCCAGCAATTCTTCTTAGATTCTTGAGGGAGCACCGGTCAGAATGGGCAGACAACAACATTGATGCCTACTCAGCTGCTGCCATTAAAGCCGGTCCCTGTAGCTTGCCAGGGGCCCGACCAGGAGGAGGTTTTGGGG
This window of the Vigna angularis cultivar LongXiaoDou No.4 chromosome 7, ASM1680809v1, whole genome shotgun sequence genome carries:
- the LOC108337859 gene encoding homeobox-leucine zipper protein ATHB-8 isoform X2, with translation MGKNACSFTCTESEIEQNVPPAILLRFLREHRSEWADNNIDAYSAAAIKAGPCSLPGARPGGGFGGQVILPLAHTIEHEELYFNARQC
- the LOC108337859 gene encoding homeobox-leucine zipper protein ATHB-8 isoform X1; this encodes MGKNACSFTCTESEIEQNVPPAILLRFLREHRSEWADNNIDAYSAAAIKAGPCSLPGARPGGGFGGQVILPLAHTIEHEEAMLINMVLK